One stretch of Carassius gibelio isolate Cgi1373 ecotype wild population from Czech Republic chromosome B1, carGib1.2-hapl.c, whole genome shotgun sequence DNA includes these proteins:
- the btbd3a gene encoding BTB/POZ domain-containing protein 3a: protein MAAELFPAKKLATVAPSAVQQIQQQNVSNNNTIQGCNWQGLYPSIRERNAVMFNNEQMADIHFVVGPPGGTQRVPGHKYVLAVGSSVFHAMFYGELAEDKDEIRIPDVEPASFLAMLKYIYCDEIDLCADTVLATLYAAKKYIVPHLARACVNFLETSLSARNACVLLSQSCLFEEPDLTQRCWEVIDAQAELALRSEGFCDIDAQTLESILRRETLNAKEMVVLEAALSWAEAECLRQELQPTIENKRLVLGKNIYLIRIPAMALDDFANGVAQSGVLTLNETNDIFLWYTAAKKPELKFVCKPRKGLTPQRCHRFQSCAYRSNQWRYRGRCDSIQFAVDKRVFIAGFGLYGSSCGSAEYQAKIELKRQGSVTLGVAIIKYFSDGSSNTFPVFFEHPVQIEPDTFYTASVVLDGNELSYFGQEGMTEVQCGKVTFQFQCSSDSTNGTGVQGGQIPELIFYA from the exons ATGGCCGCTGAGCTGTTTCCTGCCAAAAAACTGGCCACTGTCGCACCCAGTGCTGTTCAACAGATCCAGCAGCAGAACGTCAGCAACAACAACACCATCCAGGGATGTAACTGGCAAGGCTTGTACCCCTCCATCAGAGAGAG AAACGCAGTCATGTTCAACAACGAGCAGATGGCTGATATTCATTTTGTGGTGGGACCTCCAGGAGGAACCCAGAGAGTGCCGGGACACAAG TATGTCCTGGCTGTGGGCAGTTCTGTATTTCATGCCATGTTCTACGGAGAACTAGCTGAAGATAAGGATGAGATCCGGATCCCCGATGTGGAGCCCGCGTCATTCCTGGCCATGTTGAA GTATATCTACTGTGATGAGATCGACCTGTGTGCAGACACCGTTCTCGCCACGCTGTACGCCGCCAAAAAATACATCGTTCCCCACTTGGCCCGCGCTTGCGTCAACTTCCTGGAGACCAGCCTGAGTGCGCGAAACGCCTGCGTCCTGCTCTCTCAGAGCTGCCTGTTCGAGGAGCCCGACCTCACGCAGCGCTGCTGGGAGGTGATCGACGCGCAGGCCGAGCTCGCGCTCCGCTCCGAGGGATTCTGCGACATCGACGCTCAGACTCTGGAGAGCATCCTGCGGCGCGAGACGCTCAACGCCAAAGAGATGGTGGTGCTGGAGGCGGCGTTGAGCTGGGCCGAGGCCGAGTGTCTCCGACAGGAGCTCCAGCCCACCATCGAGAACAAACGGCTTGTTTTGGGAAAGAACATCTACCTGATACGCATCCCGGCGATGGCGCTTGATGATTTCGCCAACGGTGTTGCGCAGTCCGGCGTGCTGACGCTCAACGAAACCAACGATATCTTCCTGTGGTACACAGCGGCCAAGAAACCGGAGCTCAAGTTCGTCTGCAAGCCACGCAAAGGGTTGACGCCGCAGAGGTGCCACCGCTTTCAGTCCTGCGCCTACCGCAGCAATCAGTGGCGATACCGCGGCCGCTGCGACAGCATCCAGTTCGCCGTGGACAAGCGCGTCTTCATCGCCGGGTTCGGGCTGTACGGCTCCAGCTGCGGCTCGGCCGAGTACCAGGCCAAGATCGAGCTGAAGCGCCAAGGCAGCGTGACGCTCGGCGTCGCCATCATCAAGTACTTCTCCGACGGCTCCAGCAACACCTTCCCCGTCTTCTTCGAGCACCCGGTGCAGATCGAACCCGACACCTTCTACACGGCCAGCGTAGTTCTGGACGGGAACGAGTTGAGTTATTTTGGCCAGGAGGGGATGACGGAGGTCCAGTGCGGGAAGGTGACCTTCCAGTTCCAGTGCTCGTCAGACAGCACCAACGGGACGGGTGTGCAGGGGGGGCAGATCCCCGAACTCATATTTTATGCTTGA
- the esf1 gene encoding ESF1 homolog — MASKNTVSGDDRFSKVQKDPRFWEMPSRERKVKIDKRFKSMFHDERFKLKYTVDKRGRPVSHTSTEDLKRFYNLSDSEQSDEEEENEKKEKKVKKADEKSQVEDEEDSDESEEEADTEKILKTKVAKKTKEPLVKGVRVFEEDEDEESGVEEDEEDDDVEESEDEEEADEESESGDDSDSGPDLARGKGNIETSSDEDDEDDDDELKEYLQREEEEIEHDWGEMWKDAPRSDDTSRRLAVCNMNWDRLKAKDLLALFNSFKPKGGVVLSVTIYPSELGKERMSAEQTQGPLELTGLPENPDADTEEQRIYREKVRDYQFKRLRYYYAVVECDSVETAAKIYEECDGYEYESSCSMIDLRFIPDDVTFDDEPKDRATDVDYSSYKPKLFTSTATTTAKVELTWDETDHDRVTALCRKFNKDDLLDMDFKAYLASSSEEEEEEEEAEQQKIKAEEPTEPHPEETKSRKEKKSSEQIAKYRELLKSIQDKDKEKDDGMDMEVTWVPGLKETTEKLVKKKMEGKDQLTPWEQYLQKRKEKKKEKRKGKKEEAEAEPEISDDELPADVDLSDPFFKEELGSRASLKNTKNRKKKNEERSPEEQEELERQRAEMELLMDDGEDDKHKHFNYDKIVEQQNLSKKKRKKLQKSNTPLEEDDFQVDVQDPRFQAVFTSHLYNLDPSDPAYKKTKATQSLLEEKQRRRAEEALKSRASQETPSSSTKVMDPSLSLLVKSIKNKTEQFQARKKHKTK, encoded by the exons ATGGCCTCCAAAAACACTGTAAGCGGCGACGACCGCTTCTCAAAGGTCCAGAAGGACCCTCGCTTCTGGGAGATGCCCAGCAGAGAGCGAAAAGTCAAAATCGACAAGCGCTTCAAGTCCATGTTCCACGACGAACGCTTTAAACTGAAGTATACAGTCGATAAACGCGGCCGACCCGTCAGCCACACATCCACAGAGGACCTCAAGCGCTTCTACAATCTCTCTGACTCCGAGCAGTCAGACGAAGAAGAGGAGAACGAGAAGAaggaaaagaaagtgaaaaaggCTGATGAGAAATCTCAGGTTGAGGATGAGGAAGACAGCGATGAATCTGAAGAGGAGGCAGACACAGAGAAGATCCTGAAGACAAAAGTAGCTAAGAAAACCAAAGAGCCGCTGGTGAAGGGAGTGAGAGTGTTTGAAGAAG ATGAAGACGAGGAATCTGGTGTtgaagaggatgaggaagatgatGACGTGGAAGagagtgaggatgaggaggaggctGATGAAGAGAGTGAGTCAGGTGATGACAGCGACAGTGGACCCGATCTGGCTCGAGGGAAGGGTAACATTGAGACCAGctctgatgaagatgatgaggatgatgatgatgagctgAAGGAATATCTGCAGCGTGAGGAAGAGGAGATTGAGCACGACTGGGGAGAGATGTGGAAAGATGCTCCACGCAGTGACGAT ACTTCCCGACGGTTGGCGGTTTGTAACATGAACTGGGACAGACTGAAAGCTAAAGATCTTCTGGCTCTCTTCAATTCGTTTAAGCCCAAAGGAGGCGTAGTGCTGTCTGTGACG atctaTCCGTCTGAGTTGGGGAAGGAGAGGATGAGTGCAGAACAGACTCAGGGTCCGCTGGAGCTCACCGGCCTCCCGGAGAACCCTGACGCAGACACAGAGGAGCAAAG GATCTACCGAGAGAAAGTGCGAGACTATCAGTTCAAGCGTCTGAGGTATTACTACGCCGTGGTGGAGTGCGACTCGGTCGAAACAGCAGCAAAGATTTACGAGGAGTGTGACGGCTATGAGTACGAGAGCAGCTGCTCGATGATCGACCTGCG GTTCATCCCTGATGACGTGACGTTTGACGACGAGCCGAAAGACCGAGCCACTGATGTGGATTACAGTTCCTACAAACCTAAACTCTTCACATCGACGGCCACCACCACAGCCAAG GTGGAGCTGACGTGGGATGAAACGGATCACGACCGCGTCACGGCGCTCTGCAGGAAGTTCAATAAGGACGACCTGTTGGACATGGACTTCAAGGCTTACCTGGCCTCCTCCagtgaggaagaagaggaagaggaagaggcagAGCAGCAGAAGATAAAGG CTGAGGAGCCCACTGAGCCTCATCCTGAGGAGACAAAGAGCAGGAAAGAGAAGAAGAGCAGCGAGCAGATCGCTAAATACAGAGAACTACTGAAGAGCATTCAGGACAAAGACAAGGAGAAGGATGACGGCATGGATATGGAGGTCACATGGGTACCag gGCTGAAGGAAACAACTGAGAAGCTAGTGAAGAAGAAAATGGAGGGCAAAGATCAGCTGACTCCGTGGGAGCAGTACCTGCAGAAgagaaaggagaaaaagaaagagaagaggaaaggaaAGAAG GAAGAAGCGGAGGCGGAGCCTGAGATCAGTGATGATGAACTTCCTGCTGATGTTGACCTCAGTGACCCCTTCTTCAAAGAGGAGCTCGGCTCGAGAG CATCCctgaaaaacacaaagaacaGGAAGAAGAAGAATGAGGAGAGGTCACCAGAAGAACAGGAAGAGCTGGAGAGACAGAGG GCCGAGATGGAGCTGCTGATGGACGACGGAGAAGACGATAAGCACAAACATTTCAACTACGACAAGATCGTAGAGCAGCAGAACCTGagcaagaagaagaggaagaagctCCAGAAGAGCAACACGCCACTGGAGGAGGACGACTTCCAGGTGGACGTTCAAGACCCGCGTTTCCAGGCCGTGTTCACGTCCCATCTCTACAACCTTGACCCGTCCGACCCGGCCTACAAGAAGACCAAAGCAACGCAGAGCCTCCTAGAGGAGAAACAGAGACGCCGAGCAGAGGAGGCGCTGAAGAGCAGAGCCTCGCAGGAGACGCCCTCGTCCTCCACTAAAGTCATGGACCCCAGTTTATCACTGCTGGTCAAATCCATCAAGAACAAAACTGAACAGTTTCAAGCGCGCAAGAAACACAAGACCAAATGA
- the ndufaf5 gene encoding arginine-hydroxylase NDUFAF5, mitochondrial, whose translation MNVSVKSLRSLRCLWRGWRGLSSQGGAINVFDRSMKRSQKQWASSLLDSDKYDYLRDEVGSRLADRVYDVSRTFPLALDVGCGKSHIAEHLNKDIVERLFLTDISDSSLRNRKKCEMPTHCVLADEEFLPFKENMFDLVLSSLSLHWINDLPGAFRQIHQVLKPDGVFIGAMVGGETLYELRCSLQLAELEREGGFAPHISPYTAVTDLGNLLGQAGFNMLTVDIDEVQVHYPGMLEVMSDLQGMGESNCAWNRKSLLHRDTILAAAAIYKEMYGNEDGSVPATFQILYMIGWKPHESQAKPAKRGSANVSFADLSKIGTLQTHHQKTNEKS comes from the exons ATGAATGTCAGTGTGAAAAGCCTCCGGTCTCTGCGATGTCTGTGGAGGGGATGGAGGGGTCTCTCCTCTCAGGGAGGCGCTATAAACGTGTTTGACAGGAGCATGAAGCGAAGTCAGAAGCAATGGGCTTCATCTTTACTAGACAGCGACAAATACGATTACCTCCGAGACGAG GTGGGGAGCAGATTAGCAGACAGAGTTTACGACGTCTCAAG GACGTTCCCTCTGGCTCTGGATGTAGGATGTGGGAAGAGTCACATCGCAGAGCATTTGAATAAG GACATTGTTGAACGTCTCTTTTTAACAGACATTTCAGACTCTTCCCTG AGAAATAGGAAGAAATGTGAGATGCCTACTCATTGTGTTTTGGCAGATGAGGAGTTCCTgccatttaaagaaaacatgtttGACCTAGTGCTCAGCAGCCTGAG TTTGCACTGGATCAACGACCTTCCTGGAGCTTTTAGACAG ATCCACCAGGTGTTGAAGCCGGATGGCGTGTTCATCGGAGCAATGGTCGGCGGCGAGACGCTGTACGAGCTGCGATGCTCTCTGCAGTTGGCCGAGCTGGAGAGAGAGGGCGGCTTTGCACCTCATATCTCACCCTACACGGCCGTCACAGATCTGGGCAACCTGCTGGGACAGGCCGGCTTCAACATGCTCACTGTG GACATCGATGAAGTCCAGGTCCATTATCCTGGTATGCTGGAGGTCATGAGTGACTTACAAG GTATGGGTGAAAGCAACTGTGCGTGGAACAGGAAGTCACTTCTACACAGAGACACTATACTGGCGGCAGCCGCCATTTATAAAG AGATGTATGGCAATGAAGACGGTTCAGTTCCAGCTACATTTCAGATCCTCTACATGATTGGCTGGAAGCCTCATGAGTCTCAG GCGAAACCTGCTAAAAGGGGTTCGGCGAATGTCTCGTTTGCTGATCTGTCAAAAATAGGCACACTTCAGACCCACCATCAGAAAACCAATGAAAAATCCTAG